From uncultured Desulfobacter sp., the proteins below share one genomic window:
- a CDS encoding Hsp70 family protein, with the protein MKEGRYIVGIDLGTTNCVVAYSDMEVERAPREMAKINIFRVPQLTGPGVVELRDSLPSFLYVKEGHENDSDSLVLPWQEEDALTVAGEFARERGAEVPHKLISSAKSWLCNAAVDRETPILPWNTTKDIEKLSPVQASCALLRHIKNAWNHEMGEDDPDLCLENQSIYLTVPASFDAVARELTVKAAQLAGLNDIVLIEEPQSAFYAWIDKAGDDWRDQVEKGDLVLVCDIGGGTSDFSLIEVDENEDGLLSLERVAVGNHLLVGGDNLDLTLSYFLAAQLREKKQKLDDWQMRGLVHSCRKAKESLFSADGQDEYPVTVLGRGSGLIAGTIKVSLKLEEIQQVVLDGFFPKCSLDDKPAKSSAAGMKEFGLLYESDPGITRHLAQFISSHTNDQGNPRLPTAVVFNGGVMKSPMIRARILDVLNQWHATAGSGEIRQINAVDFDLSVAWGASYYGQATRGEGIKIRGGLGMSYYMAIEAAMPAIPGLAMPTRALCIAPFGMEDGSQAESKDRLFNLVVGEKVTFDIMSSPNRPDDQLGDVIDNWEDEGITDLTSIETELEGTDEGFIPVTFEVKVTEIGTLEFWACARDDDRKWRLELNVRPKV; encoded by the coding sequence GTGAAAGAGGGCAGATATATCGTTGGAATAGATCTTGGGACAACAAATTGCGTGGTGGCCTATTCAGATATGGAAGTTGAAAGAGCACCCAGGGAAATGGCGAAAATAAACATTTTCAGGGTGCCGCAGCTCACAGGTCCCGGGGTGGTTGAATTAAGAGATTCCCTTCCCTCGTTTCTTTATGTTAAGGAGGGGCACGAAAACGATTCAGACTCTTTAGTTCTGCCATGGCAAGAAGAAGATGCATTGACTGTCGCCGGTGAATTTGCCAGAGAACGCGGTGCTGAAGTGCCCCATAAACTGATCTCCTCGGCAAAGTCGTGGCTGTGCAATGCGGCGGTGGATCGCGAAACTCCCATTCTGCCCTGGAATACCACAAAAGATATCGAGAAACTTTCTCCGGTCCAGGCCTCCTGTGCGCTGCTCAGGCATATAAAAAATGCCTGGAATCATGAAATGGGTGAGGATGATCCGGATCTCTGTCTTGAAAATCAGTCCATCTACCTGACGGTTCCGGCTTCGTTTGATGCCGTTGCCCGGGAACTGACGGTGAAGGCTGCCCAGCTGGCCGGTTTGAATGACATTGTGCTTATTGAAGAGCCTCAATCCGCCTTTTATGCCTGGATTGACAAAGCCGGTGATGATTGGAGAGATCAAGTGGAAAAAGGCGATCTGGTCCTGGTCTGTGATATCGGCGGCGGTACCAGTGATTTCAGCCTTATTGAGGTGGATGAGAACGAGGACGGCCTTCTAAGCCTTGAACGTGTGGCTGTGGGTAATCATCTGCTTGTCGGAGGCGACAACCTTGATTTAACGCTCTCCTACTTTCTTGCGGCCCAGTTAAGGGAAAAGAAACAGAAATTGGATGACTGGCAGATGAGAGGACTTGTTCACTCATGTAGAAAAGCCAAAGAGAGCTTGTTTTCAGCCGACGGTCAAGATGAATATCCAGTCACGGTTTTGGGAAGAGGCTCCGGCCTGATCGCCGGCACGATCAAAGTGAGCTTGAAGCTTGAGGAGATACAGCAGGTTGTGCTGGATGGTTTTTTCCCGAAATGCAGTTTGGATGACAAGCCGGCTAAAAGCAGCGCCGCCGGTATGAAAGAGTTTGGGCTTTTATATGAATCTGATCCAGGTATTACCCGGCATTTGGCCCAATTCATATCTTCCCATACCAATGACCAGGGAAATCCGAGACTGCCCACTGCCGTTGTATTTAACGGCGGGGTCATGAAATCCCCTATGATCAGAGCGCGGATTCTGGATGTGCTCAATCAGTGGCACGCGACAGCCGGCAGTGGTGAAATCCGGCAGATCAATGCGGTTGATTTTGATCTTTCCGTAGCCTGGGGCGCCTCTTATTATGGTCAGGCCACACGTGGAGAGGGTATCAAAATACGCGGTGGGCTCGGGATGTCCTACTATATGGCTATTGAAGCTGCCATGCCGGCCATTCCAGGGCTTGCCATGCCCACCAGAGCGCTTTGCATTGCTCCCTTCGGCATGGAAGACGGCAGCCAGGCAGAAAGCAAGGACCGTTTGTTTAATTTGGTGGTGGGTGAAAAAGTCACCTTTGATATCATGAGTTCTCCCAACCGGCCCGATGATCAGCTCGGTGATGTGATCGATAATTGGGAGGATGAGGGGATTACAGACTTAACCTCCATTGAAACTGAACTTGAAGGAACGGATGAAGGGTTTATACCTGTTACGTTTGAAGTAAAGGTGACCGAGATCGGCACCCTTGAATTTTGGGCCTGTGCACGGGATGATGATAGAAAATGGCGCTTGGAGTTGAATGTAAGACCCAAGGTGTAG
- a CDS encoding Hsp70 family protein: protein MDFQDKRYVVGIDLGTTNSAVSYADLTSIDTNKAGGGIGNAIKVFKVPQLTGPGEFSPAPVLPSFLYIPGEYDVAKEALRHPWKKESDLFAGVFAREHGAQIPSRLVSSAKSWLCHSRADREAPILPWGSQNVDKISPVKATSEYLRHIRKAWNHFVKDEDLFLENQFTVITVPASFDEAAREYTLKAARDAGFSKNITLLEEPLAAFYAWVTRHEHDWQAHVKADDLILVCDVGGGTTDFTLISLKEAEGSPRFERVAVGDHLILGGDNIDLTLARYVASKFKQKANLTADQWKTLSYKCRAAKETLLLDGDDNKAGDENRARIVLRGEGRSLIANTLSADLEKDELEDILCNGFFPEVEPSAANPKKAGKAIAEFGLPYEQEPAITRHIGWFLERHRESVNAALGKDPIPDHILFNGGSLKPSVFQNKIRSAIGKWFSCEDQALPTVLDNSDPDLSVALGASYYGLVKQGIGVRVGSGSPRSYYIGVASDHTKEATCENVLCVVERGLDEGSLIQMPQMEFEVVANQPVVFSMFSSSFRSGDKSGDILPVDDSMTPLPPLKTVIKFGKNGDSKRIPVKVEAEYTEMGTLAMWCRSSVSSHRWKLQFQLREPQTGETGESEVYDDDTVNRVRDLLTEAFSGSAGSPRLPSVVKNIEKLVETKKNKWPLSFLRAVADHLIENVKWRSNSPEHEVRWLNLTGFCIRPGFGDAFDEGRMPKLWKVYLQRSLFPKAKQNAVEWWIFCRRIAGGLTAGQQRQFFQDVSGYLLANNGAGKKVPKQEMTEVWMSAANMERLLVKDKIALSKKLIPQLKPGKTPHQMFWALSRLGARELLYGSVDRVVPAKEVEKWTNRLIKINWTSKDQIASALTQILRKTGDRTRDVSQDIIQTMVPWLEQMKAPKKSQDMIQTVVPIESADEASIFGESLPQGLILRSCSEKGK, encoded by the coding sequence GTGGATTTTCAAGATAAACGGTATGTGGTCGGCATCGACCTGGGAACGACCAATTCAGCGGTATCATACGCGGATCTGACGAGCATCGACACCAATAAAGCCGGTGGGGGCATCGGCAATGCCATAAAAGTTTTCAAGGTGCCCCAATTGACCGGACCGGGTGAATTTTCACCTGCCCCCGTGCTGCCCTCTTTTTTATATATTCCCGGAGAGTACGATGTTGCCAAAGAGGCATTAAGGCATCCCTGGAAAAAGGAAAGCGACCTGTTTGCCGGTGTGTTTGCAAGAGAGCATGGGGCTCAGATTCCATCCCGGCTGGTGTCATCCGCCAAAAGCTGGCTGTGTCATTCCAGGGCCGACCGTGAAGCCCCGATTCTGCCGTGGGGATCCCAGAATGTGGATAAAATATCCCCGGTCAAGGCGACTAGTGAATATTTAAGGCATATTCGAAAGGCATGGAATCATTTTGTTAAAGACGAAGACCTGTTTCTTGAAAATCAATTCACCGTCATCACCGTTCCAGCGTCGTTTGATGAAGCAGCCCGTGAATATACACTAAAGGCCGCAAGAGATGCAGGATTCAGCAAAAACATTACCCTGCTGGAAGAGCCCCTTGCCGCATTTTATGCCTGGGTGACGCGCCATGAGCATGACTGGCAGGCCCATGTTAAAGCGGATGATCTGATCCTTGTTTGTGATGTGGGCGGGGGAACTACTGACTTTACCTTGATCTCACTGAAAGAGGCTGAGGGCAGTCCACGGTTTGAGCGGGTGGCTGTCGGGGATCACCTCATTTTAGGCGGAGATAATATTGACCTGACCCTGGCCCGTTATGTCGCATCAAAATTCAAACAGAAAGCAAACCTTACGGCGGATCAGTGGAAAACACTGAGTTATAAATGCAGGGCCGCCAAAGAGACCCTGCTTTTGGACGGCGATGACAATAAGGCCGGTGATGAAAACCGTGCCAGAATCGTTTTACGAGGAGAGGGCCGCTCCCTTATCGCAAATACATTGTCTGCGGATCTTGAAAAAGATGAGCTGGAAGATATTTTGTGCAACGGCTTTTTCCCGGAGGTGGAACCCAGTGCTGCCAATCCTAAAAAAGCTGGAAAGGCAATCGCCGAATTTGGGCTGCCCTATGAGCAGGAACCTGCAATTACCCGTCATATCGGATGGTTTTTAGAGCGCCATCGTGAAAGCGTCAACGCGGCTCTGGGTAAGGACCCCATACCGGATCATATTTTGTTTAATGGCGGCTCACTGAAACCCTCCGTGTTTCAAAATAAAATCAGGTCGGCCATCGGAAAATGGTTTTCCTGTGAGGATCAGGCACTGCCCACAGTGCTGGATAATAGTGATCCGGATCTTTCTGTTGCTCTAGGCGCCTCTTACTATGGTCTTGTCAAGCAAGGTATCGGTGTGCGTGTGGGCAGCGGCAGTCCGAGAAGCTATTATATCGGCGTTGCTTCGGATCATACCAAAGAAGCAACTTGTGAAAACGTACTCTGCGTTGTGGAGCGTGGCCTGGATGAAGGATCGTTGATCCAGATGCCGCAGATGGAATTTGAAGTTGTCGCCAACCAGCCGGTTGTTTTTTCAATGTTCAGTTCCAGTTTCAGGTCCGGTGATAAAAGTGGCGACATTCTCCCGGTGGATGATTCAATGACACCGCTGCCGCCGTTGAAAACCGTCATTAAATTTGGAAAAAACGGGGATTCAAAACGGATTCCGGTCAAGGTTGAGGCCGAATATACGGAGATGGGGACCCTTGCCATGTGGTGCCGTTCAAGTGTGTCATCCCATCGTTGGAAGCTCCAATTTCAATTGCGTGAACCCCAGACTGGAGAAACCGGCGAGAGTGAAGTCTATGATGATGATACGGTAAATCGTGTCCGGGATCTCTTGACAGAAGCCTTTTCCGGTTCTGCCGGCAGCCCCCGGTTGCCTTCTGTTGTCAAAAATATAGAGAAGCTGGTGGAGACAAAGAAAAATAAATGGCCGTTGTCTTTTCTTAGGGCCGTGGCCGATCATTTGATTGAAAATGTCAAATGGCGGTCCAACAGTCCGGAACACGAAGTGCGCTGGTTAAATTTAACCGGATTCTGCATTCGGCCCGGCTTTGGCGATGCCTTTGATGAAGGGCGTATGCCGAAATTGTGGAAGGTATATTTACAAAGAAGCTTGTTTCCTAAAGCCAAGCAAAATGCCGTTGAGTGGTGGATATTTTGTCGACGCATTGCAGGGGGCTTGACCGCCGGTCAGCAACGGCAGTTTTTTCAGGATGTTTCCGGTTATTTGCTGGCAAATAACGGTGCCGGAAAAAAAGTACCCAAGCAGGAAATGACCGAAGTGTGGATGTCCGCAGCAAATATGGAACGCCTGTTGGTAAAAGACAAAATCGCTTTGTCAAAAAAGCTGATCCCCCAGTTGAAACCGGGCAAAACGCCGCATCAAATGTTTTGGGCGTTATCCAGACTCGGTGCCAGAGAGCTTCTTTACGGCTCTGTGGATAGAGTCGTTCCGGCAAAAGAGGTGGAGAAGTGGACCAATCGTTTGATAAAAATCAACTGGACCTCCAAGGATCAGATCGCGTCGGCGTTGACTCAGATTCTCAGAAAGACTGGGGATCGGACCCGTGATGTTTCCCAGGATATTATTCAAACAATGGTCCCTTGGCTTGAGCAGATGAAGGCGCCTAAAAAGTCCCAGGACATGATTCAGACCGTCGTGCCGATTGAGTCGGCTGATGAAGCTTCCATTTTTGGAGAAAGCCTGCCTCAGGGTCTTATACTTCGCAGTTGTTCTGAAAAAGGTAAATAG